In one window of Crocosphaera subtropica ATCC 51142 DNA:
- a CDS encoding CHAD domain-containing protein, which produces MPHPENLLEQAQDYSMTYRLKGQESIPRGIKRIAQEQREKAIVELTDTDKLGIDEAVHQARKRLKKIRAVLRLVRNHLQSETYKQENTHLRDLGRSLANLRDRKVLIETLDNLTTHFADTVTPMTFTDIRRELQVDYHREYQRVLDEDIIISVQNQLKDAENAINNWEITSSNWSTVDKSLKRVYKRGYKSLHRSMSEPSAENLHEWRKRVKYLRYQLRILRPIWSEIIEEWVDQTHDLSDYLGEDHDLAILKKFILNNSERFDIEKNLETLTALIDRRRGELQLSAIFLGQRIYTEKPTIFIERLGNYWQIWREETQ; this is translated from the coding sequence GTGCCTCATCCAGAAAATCTCTTAGAACAAGCACAAGACTATTCAATGACTTATCGACTAAAAGGCCAAGAATCCATACCGAGAGGTATTAAAAGAATTGCCCAAGAACAAAGAGAAAAAGCAATAGTAGAATTAACTGATACCGATAAGCTTGGCATTGACGAAGCCGTTCACCAAGCTCGTAAACGGTTAAAGAAAATTAGAGCGGTTTTGCGTTTAGTACGGAATCACCTACAATCAGAAACTTATAAACAGGAAAATACTCACTTGCGCGATCTAGGACGAAGTCTAGCCAACCTAAGAGATAGGAAAGTGCTAATTGAAACCTTAGATAATTTAACTACACATTTTGCCGATACAGTTACCCCTATGACTTTTACAGATATTCGCCGAGAATTACAAGTGGATTATCATAGAGAATATCAGCGAGTCTTGGATGAAGATATTATAATTTCTGTCCAAAATCAACTAAAAGATGCCGAAAATGCCATCAATAACTGGGAAATCACCTCAAGTAATTGGTCGACGGTCGATAAAAGTTTAAAACGGGTTTACAAGCGTGGTTATAAAAGCTTACACCGATCCATGTCCGAACCCTCGGCAGAAAACCTTCATGAATGGCGTAAGCGAGTCAAATATCTGCGCTATCAACTAAGAATTCTGAGACCTATTTGGTCTGAGATAATCGAAGAATGGGTTGACCAAACTCACGATCTATCTGATTATTTGGGCGAAGACCACGATTTAGCAATCTTAAAAAAATTCATTTTAAATAACTCAGAAAGATTCGATATTGAAAAGAATTTAGAAACTCTAACTGCTTTAATTGATCGCCGTCGTGGTGAATTACAGTTATCAGCTATATTTTTAGGACAACGCATTTATACCGAAAAACCAACAATATTTATCGAACGTTTAGGTAATTATTGGCAAATTTGGCGGGAAGAAACTCAGTAA
- a CDS encoding diguanylate cyclase domain-containing protein, whose amino-acid sequence MELEQIAHNPSPVSRYVTISLGIAVSFPTTFLSTQTLFEKVDMALYRAKATGRNCYCLQTILDEED is encoded by the coding sequence ATAGAACTTGAACAAATTGCTCACAATCCCTCTCCCGTCAGTCGTTATGTCACTATTAGTTTAGGTATAGCTGTAAGTTTTCCTACAACTTTCTTATCTACTCAGACTCTATTTGAGAAGGTCGATATGGCACTTTATCGTGCTAAAGCTACAGGACGTAACTGCTATTGTTTACAAACCATCTTGGACGAGGAAGATTGA
- a CDS encoding cyclic nucleotide-binding domain-containing protein has protein sequence MLEPVQTVKILQSNGETKAFKSGEIIFSQGEPAQLMYGIVTGNVNILVDDTVVETLESGDVFGIGALVHGDHRRSSTAMAQTDTQLVSLDHQHFLFAVQQSPIFALEVMKSYSDRLRCLRS, from the coding sequence ATTTTAGAACCCGTTCAAACTGTCAAAATTCTACAAAGCAATGGTGAAACTAAGGCTTTTAAGTCTGGGGAAATCATTTTTTCTCAAGGAGAGCCAGCACAACTCATGTACGGAATTGTTACAGGAAACGTCAATATCTTAGTCGATGATACCGTAGTCGAGACCCTTGAATCGGGAGATGTTTTTGGCATCGGAGCCCTTGTTCATGGTGATCACCGAAGAAGTTCCACCGCTATGGCTCAGACAGACACTCAGCTTGTTTCCCTTGACCATCAACATTTTCTCTTTGCTGTGCAACAATCTCCTATCTTTGCCCTAGAGGTTATGAAAAGTTATTCTGATCGCCTGCGTTGTTTGCGAAGCTAA
- the ppk1 gene encoding polyphosphate kinase 1: protein MSKTEKEFGEMNLKEAQYYLNRELSWLEFNKRVLYESEDPRTPLLERLKFSGIFSSNLDEFFMVRVSTLKEQVEAKVSQLTPDGRTPQGQLEEIEKTLRPLITKQHEDFEQELRPQLNQVGIHLLSYTDLKEQQIEYLGNYFKQQIFPVLTPLAVDPGHPFPKMANLSLNLAVAVVNPHNGQENFARVKVPTDLLPRFIPLPSHLWEQPQSEGVWVGVLLEEVIADNLSSLFAGMKIKEFCVFRLTRDADFPVQEDEADDLLIAIQQEISKRHFQGFTVRLEIQKSASSFIKEMLMRGLNIGRDDVYEIAGLLNLKDLMFFLSTPLPELKDPPWIPVLPPRLRQVHKYQTALENNGMELAQPEDVFAVIRQGDLLVHHPYESFRDSVELFITQAADDPQVLAIKMTLYRTSGDSPIIKALIRAAQNRKQVAVLVELKARFDEESNINWAKQLEEAGVHVVYGLVGLKTHTKTVLVVRKEEQEIRRYVHIGTGNYNSKTAKLYTDVGILSCCEELGEDLTDLFNYLTGFSQQQSYRKLLVAPVSLRPRLISLIERESELAQQGKSAQITAKMNSLVDPQLIQALYQASMAGVKIQLIVRGICCLRPGLEGVSENIEVISIIGRYLEHSRIFYFHNDRDSEIFIGSADWMPRNLDRRVEVVTPVEAPNLKQQLKEMLDIFWSDNRQAWELQSDGSYHQRHPQNEDPERNAQLIFMEKATQSIDFSRLTSNQKSEC from the coding sequence ATGTCTAAAACTGAAAAAGAATTTGGGGAAATGAACTTAAAAGAGGCACAATATTATCTAAATCGAGAATTGAGTTGGCTCGAATTCAATAAGCGAGTGCTTTACGAATCAGAAGATCCCCGAACCCCACTCTTAGAGCGTTTAAAATTTAGTGGAATTTTCAGTTCAAACCTAGACGAATTTTTTATGGTGAGAGTTTCAACCCTCAAAGAGCAAGTAGAAGCTAAAGTGAGTCAATTAACACCAGATGGACGGACTCCTCAAGGACAGTTAGAAGAAATAGAGAAAACCCTTAGACCCTTAATAACAAAGCAACATGAGGATTTTGAACAAGAATTACGTCCTCAATTAAACCAAGTGGGGATTCATCTACTAAGTTATACAGACCTAAAAGAGCAACAGATTGAATATCTTGGCAACTACTTTAAACAACAGATTTTTCCCGTCTTGACCCCTTTAGCAGTAGACCCAGGACATCCCTTTCCAAAAATGGCTAACTTGAGCCTAAACTTGGCTGTAGCCGTAGTCAATCCCCATAATGGACAAGAAAATTTTGCGAGAGTCAAAGTCCCCACCGATTTACTACCCCGTTTTATTCCCTTGCCGTCTCATTTGTGGGAGCAACCTCAATCAGAAGGAGTTTGGGTGGGGGTTCTCTTAGAAGAAGTCATTGCAGATAATTTGTCATCTTTATTTGCTGGGATGAAAATCAAAGAGTTTTGTGTTTTTAGACTAACGAGAGATGCGGATTTTCCTGTACAAGAAGACGAAGCGGATGACTTATTGATAGCCATTCAACAAGAAATCAGTAAACGGCATTTTCAAGGATTTACAGTGCGTCTAGAAATTCAAAAATCAGCCTCTTCTTTCATTAAAGAAATGTTGATGAGGGGGCTAAACATTGGTCGAGACGACGTTTATGAGATAGCAGGGTTATTAAATCTCAAAGACTTGATGTTTTTCTTATCAACGCCACTTCCAGAACTAAAAGATCCTCCGTGGATACCTGTATTGCCCCCTCGTTTGCGACAAGTTCATAAATATCAAACCGCGCTAGAAAACAATGGGATGGAATTAGCTCAACCAGAAGATGTCTTTGCAGTCATTAGGCAAGGAGATTTACTGGTTCACCATCCCTATGAATCTTTTAGGGACTCGGTCGAACTATTTATCACTCAAGCGGCCGATGACCCTCAAGTGCTGGCCATAAAAATGACCTTGTATCGGACTTCAGGGGATTCACCGATTATCAAAGCATTAATTCGGGCAGCCCAAAATCGTAAACAAGTAGCGGTTTTGGTGGAGCTAAAAGCTCGTTTTGACGAAGAAAGTAATATCAACTGGGCAAAACAACTTGAAGAAGCAGGGGTTCATGTGGTTTATGGGTTAGTGGGACTGAAAACCCATACCAAAACCGTATTAGTGGTCAGAAAAGAAGAGCAAGAAATTCGTCGTTATGTGCATATCGGAACAGGGAACTATAATTCTAAAACAGCTAAACTTTATACTGATGTCGGCATTCTCAGTTGTTGTGAAGAATTGGGAGAAGACTTAACGGATTTATTTAACTATCTAACAGGATTTTCACAACAGCAATCTTATCGAAAATTACTGGTAGCTCCGGTCAGTCTGAGACCGCGTTTAATCAGTTTAATTGAACGAGAGAGTGAATTAGCTCAACAGGGAAAATCGGCTCAAATTACGGCAAAAATGAATTCCTTAGTTGATCCTCAATTAATTCAAGCTCTTTATCAAGCCTCCATGGCCGGGGTTAAAATTCAGTTAATTGTGCGAGGAATTTGTTGTTTGCGACCCGGTTTAGAGGGAGTTAGCGAGAATATAGAGGTCATTAGCATTATTGGCCGTTATTTAGAACATTCCCGTATTTTTTATTTTCATAATGACCGAGATAGTGAAATATTTATTGGTAGTGCTGACTGGATGCCACGGAACTTAGATCGACGGGTTGAAGTGGTGACACCGGTTGAAGCACCGAACTTAAAGCAGCAGTTAAAAGAGATGTTAGACATTTTCTGGTCAGATAACCGTCAAGCATGGGAACTACAATCAGATGGTTCGTATCATCAACGTCATCCCCAAAATGAAGATCCAGAAAGAAATGCACAACTGATCTTTATGGAAAAAGCGACGCAATCAATAGACTTTTCGCGTCTAACCTCTAATCAAAAAAGCGAATGCTAG
- a CDS encoding DUF7219 family protein: MDKSEFLNPKYPYRGQVKPENLVFNSNLQEFAQQVGYICGLETNGKISSSEAYTQIHSLWEQLENSKHGLGIRHSESDDIED; the protein is encoded by the coding sequence ATGGATAAGTCAGAGTTTCTCAACCCAAAATATCCTTATCGCGGGCAAGTCAAACCAGAAAATTTAGTGTTTAATAGCAACCTGCAAGAATTTGCCCAACAAGTGGGTTACATTTGTGGGCTAGAAACAAACGGGAAAATTTCTTCGAGTGAGGCTTATACACAAATTCATTCCCTCTGGGAGCAACTAGAAAATTCTAAGCATGGATTAGGAATTAGGCATTCAGAATCGGATGACATAGAAGACTAG
- a CDS encoding 2,3-bisphosphoglycerate-dependent phosphoglycerate mutase, with the protein MSQLILIRHGQSLWNAANKFTGWVDVPLSEQGRAEATVASCKLRPYRVDVCFTSMLFRAIETAVICLTEVDDICGGKIPIIKHNTDDKDWHGWDQYDGNPNDELPIFLSAALDERYYGDLQGLNKAETSEKFGEQQVHTWRRSYDVRPPGGESLEDTRRRTLPFFRDRILKHIIEGDHVLIAAHGNSLRSIIMELENISSEAIPNLELGTGVPLVYEMDQSGHVLEKKVLK; encoded by the coding sequence ATGTCTCAGCTAATTTTAATTCGACATGGACAAAGTTTGTGGAATGCAGCTAATAAATTCACGGGTTGGGTTGATGTTCCCCTCAGTGAACAGGGTCGGGCTGAGGCCACTGTCGCCTCTTGTAAATTACGCCCTTATCGTGTCGATGTTTGTTTTACCAGTATGCTCTTTCGGGCTATTGAAACGGCTGTTATTTGCTTAACAGAGGTAGATGATATCTGTGGTGGCAAAATCCCCATTATTAAGCATAATACTGACGATAAAGATTGGCATGGTTGGGATCAATATGACGGCAACCCTAACGATGAATTACCCATTTTTCTTAGTGCTGCCCTTGATGAACGTTACTACGGTGATTTACAAGGGTTAAACAAAGCTGAAACCTCAGAAAAGTTCGGGGAACAACAGGTGCATACTTGGCGACGTTCTTATGATGTTCGGCCCCCTGGGGGTGAAAGTCTTGAAGATACTCGTCGTCGTACTTTGCCCTTTTTCCGTGACCGTATTCTCAAACATATTATTGAGGGAGATCATGTTCTCATTGCTGCCCACGGCAATTCTTTACGTTCTATCATTATGGAACTAGAAAACATCTCTTCTGAAGCTATCCCCAATTTAGAACTTGGGACTGGAGTTCCTCTTGTTTATGAGATGGATCAATCAGGTCATGTCTTAGAAAAAAAAGTTCTTAAATAA
- the pyk gene encoding pyruvate kinase, protein MKPLIFRTKIVATIGPASHSPDVLRRMMLAGMNVARLNFSHGSYEDHGQMVKLLRQLSEELDLPLTILQDLQGPKIRVGELPKDGITLTDGSSITLVPLKEWQNQENTIGIDYPYVAEEAQPGTQVLLDDGLLELRVETIEGNAVTCQVVEGGVLKSHKGVNFPSLNLRLPSMTEKDKKDLEFGISQGVDLISLSFVRQAADIQTLKSLLAAKNVDIPVLAKIEKPQAIEHLEAIVNECDAIMVARGDLGVEMRPEKVPLLQKRIIRMCNQKGIPVITATQMLDSMIRNPRPTRAEASDVANAIIDGTDAVMLSGESAVGDFPVQAVTMLASIARDIEPEISFTNYPPRNRDKAGALAEALNAIDKVLELQCIVAFTETGYSAKLAAAERPKVPVVALTPSLEVYHRLNLVWGVRPVLFQYDGLTLEQLLEQMESVLLERNFATPGDEILILGGLPLRQARSTSFLNVHTIAQGS, encoded by the coding sequence ATGAAACCCTTAATTTTTCGCACTAAAATCGTTGCTACTATTGGACCGGCCAGTCATTCCCCTGATGTCCTACGTCGAATGATGCTGGCAGGGATGAATGTCGCTCGATTAAATTTTTCTCATGGTAGCTATGAAGATCATGGTCAAATGGTCAAATTACTCCGTCAGCTTTCAGAAGAATTAGACCTACCCCTTACCATTTTACAAGACTTACAAGGGCCAAAAATTCGGGTCGGAGAACTACCCAAAGACGGAATTACCTTAACCGATGGCTCCTCTATCACCTTGGTTCCCCTCAAAGAATGGCAAAATCAAGAGAATACTATCGGTATTGATTATCCTTATGTGGCCGAAGAAGCACAACCTGGCACCCAAGTTTTATTGGATGATGGCTTATTAGAATTAAGGGTTGAAACTATTGAGGGTAATGCGGTGACTTGCCAGGTGGTTGAAGGTGGCGTTCTCAAAAGTCATAAAGGAGTCAATTTTCCTTCTCTCAACTTACGACTTCCTTCGATGACAGAAAAGGATAAAAAAGACTTAGAATTTGGTATTTCTCAAGGGGTCGATCTTATTTCTTTAAGTTTTGTTCGCCAAGCTGCCGATATTCAAACCTTGAAATCCCTGTTGGCCGCTAAAAATGTTGATATTCCTGTCTTAGCCAAAATTGAAAAACCCCAGGCCATTGAACATTTAGAGGCTATTGTCAATGAATGTGATGCCATTATGGTCGCTCGTGGTGATTTAGGGGTCGAAATGCGTCCTGAAAAAGTTCCCTTGCTTCAAAAACGCATTATTCGGATGTGTAATCAAAAAGGTATTCCTGTGATTACCGCCACTCAAATGCTCGATAGTATGATTCGTAACCCTCGTCCTACTCGTGCCGAAGCCAGCGATGTCGCTAATGCTATTATTGATGGGACTGATGCCGTCATGCTTTCAGGAGAATCGGCTGTCGGTGACTTTCCTGTACAAGCAGTGACGATGTTAGCTAGTATTGCTCGTGATATTGAACCAGAAATTAGCTTTACTAATTATCCCCCACGAAATCGAGATAAAGCTGGTGCCTTAGCCGAAGCTCTCAACGCCATTGATAAAGTGCTTGAGCTTCAATGTATTGTCGCCTTTACTGAAACTGGTTACTCAGCCAAATTAGCTGCAGCAGAACGTCCCAAGGTTCCCGTTGTGGCTTTAACCCCTAGCTTAGAGGTTTATCATCGTCTTAACTTAGTTTGGGGAGTGCGTCCTGTTCTCTTTCAATACGATGGTCTCACCTTAGAACAACTACTCGAACAAATGGAATCCGTGTTATTGGAACGGAATTTTGCTACCCCAGGAGATGAGATTTTGATTTTAGGCGGTTTACCTTTAAGACAAGCTAGAAGCACTAGCTTCCTTAATGTTCACACTATTGCACAAGGGAGTTAA
- a CDS encoding glucose-6-phosphate isomerase, producing the protein MNLWQRYQDWLYYHQGLDLYLDISRMRFETSLFESLKPQFTQAFQEMEALEQGIIANADENRMVGHYWLRNPEIAPPEQKKEIIDNLEGIEAFVQKVHQGTIKPPEADKFTDILSVGIGGSALGPEFVAEALSPDFPPLNIHFIDNTDPAGIDRVLNRLKDRLKSTLVIVTSKSGGTPETRNGMLEVKWAYEQQGLKFPAHAVAITMIGSKMDELERMEGWLAEFPMFDWVGGRTSEMSAVGLLSAALLGINIRELLDGAKEMDIATRVTEVKNNPAALLAFAWYYSGDGQGKKDMVILPYKDSLLLFSRYLQQLVMESLGKEQDRDGNIVHQGLAVYGNKGSTDQHAYVQQLREGIPNFFATFIEVLEDRPGKSLEVEPEATSGDFLSGFLLGTRLALYDNHRDSITITIPQVNPRTVGALIALYERAVGLYASLVNINAYHQPGVEAGKKAAASILDLQRDVLGVLKASSTPLNITDLSAKAGASEQCETVYQIVRHLAANQRGVTLTGDRAKPANLTISYH; encoded by the coding sequence ATGAATCTTTGGCAACGTTATCAAGATTGGCTTTATTATCACCAAGGGCTAGACCTTTATCTCGATATTAGTCGGATGCGCTTTGAAACTAGCTTGTTTGAAAGTCTTAAACCCCAATTTACTCAAGCTTTCCAAGAAATGGAAGCCCTAGAACAAGGTATAATCGCTAATGCTGATGAAAATCGCATGGTGGGACATTACTGGTTACGAAATCCTGAAATCGCACCTCCAGAACAAAAAAAAGAGATTATCGACAATCTCGAAGGGATTGAAGCTTTTGTCCAGAAAGTTCATCAAGGAACCATTAAACCCCCAGAAGCCGATAAATTTACCGATATTCTTTCCGTTGGTATTGGCGGTTCAGCTTTAGGACCAGAATTTGTAGCTGAAGCCCTTTCCCCAGACTTTCCCCCTTTAAACATTCATTTTATCGATAATACTGATCCAGCCGGCATAGATCGAGTCTTAAATCGCCTCAAAGATCGTTTAAAGAGTACCCTCGTTATTGTTACGAGCAAATCAGGAGGAACCCCCGAAACCCGTAACGGAATGCTCGAAGTCAAATGGGCTTATGAACAACAAGGCTTAAAATTTCCAGCCCATGCAGTTGCTATTACCATGATAGGCAGCAAAATGGACGAATTAGAGCGCATGGAAGGCTGGTTAGCGGAATTCCCCATGTTTGACTGGGTGGGGGGACGTACCTCCGAAATGTCAGCCGTCGGCTTACTTTCTGCTGCTTTACTAGGAATTAATATTCGGGAATTACTCGATGGGGCCAAGGAGATGGATATTGCCACCAGAGTAACAGAAGTTAAAAATAATCCTGCAGCCCTGTTAGCCTTTGCTTGGTATTACAGTGGGGATGGTCAAGGCAAAAAAGATATGGTCATTTTGCCTTATAAAGATAGTTTGTTGTTATTTTCTCGCTATTTACAACAATTAGTTATGGAATCCTTGGGTAAAGAACAAGACCGTGACGGGAATATTGTTCATCAAGGGTTAGCGGTATATGGCAATAAAGGCTCTACAGACCAACACGCTTATGTACAGCAATTAAGAGAAGGAATTCCTAACTTTTTTGCCACCTTTATTGAAGTATTAGAAGATCGTCCGGGGAAATCTTTAGAAGTTGAACCCGAAGCTACATCAGGAGACTTTCTCTCTGGGTTCTTACTGGGAACCAGACTTGCTTTATACGATAATCACCGAGATTCGATCACCATTACCATTCCCCAAGTTAATCCTCGTACCGTTGGTGCATTAATTGCTCTTTATGAAAGGGCCGTGGGACTTTATGCCTCTTTGGTTAATATTAACGCCTATCATCAACCAGGAGTGGAAGCCGGAAAGAAAGCAGCTGCTTCTATTCTTGACTTACAGCGAGATGTGTTAGGGGTTCTTAAAGCGTCATCCACTCCCTTAAATATCACTGATTTGTCCGCAAAAGCAGGGGCAAGCGAACAATGTGAAACCGTTTATCAAATTGTTCGCCATTTAGCCGCCAATCAACGAGGGGTAACTTTGACCGGAGATCGCGCCAAACCCGCCAACTTAACTATCTCTTATCACTAA
- the eno gene encoding phosphopyruvate hydratase, which yields MKIKTIIASEMLDSRGNPTVEAQVTLEDGTTGSALVPSGASTGEKEAVELRDEDPNRYGGKGVIKAVDNVNNHLAPALVGMDITEQRAIDETMIAIDSTPNKANMGANAILAVSLAAARTAANYLKMPLYRYMGGTNASLLPVPCMNVINGGVHADNTIDFQEFMIAPHNAPNFAEAIRMGTETFHTLKGLLKKKGLSTGIGDEGGFAPNLKSNEDAIEFIIEAIEAAGYKPGEDISICLDPATAELWKDGKYIFFKSDQSTKTPSEMVELWQDWVNKYPIVSLEDGMGENDWEGWKLLTDAIGDKVELVGDDLFCTNAKILQQGIDAKIANSVLIKVNQIGSLTETLDTIELAQKNNYKCFVSHRSGETEDTTIADLVVATGAGQIKTGSGCRGERIAKFNQLLRIERHLGKTARFAGKSAFA from the coding sequence ATGAAAATTAAAACGATAATTGCTTCTGAAATGCTTGATTCACGAGGAAATCCTACGGTTGAAGCCCAAGTCACTCTTGAAGATGGTACTACAGGCAGCGCATTGGTTCCTTCTGGGGCTTCCACTGGAGAAAAAGAAGCAGTTGAATTACGGGATGAAGATCCCAACCGTTATGGTGGCAAAGGAGTCATTAAAGCCGTTGATAATGTTAATAATCATCTCGCTCCAGCTTTAGTTGGGATGGATATTACCGAACAACGGGCGATCGACGAAACCATGATCGCTATTGATAGCACTCCCAATAAAGCCAATATGGGAGCTAATGCCATTTTAGCCGTTTCTTTAGCAGCAGCGCGAACCGCTGCTAATTATTTGAAAATGCCCCTTTATCGTTATATGGGTGGCACCAATGCTTCTTTACTCCCTGTTCCTTGTATGAACGTTATTAATGGAGGGGTTCACGCTGATAATACCATTGATTTTCAGGAGTTCATGATTGCCCCTCATAACGCCCCTAATTTTGCTGAGGCGATTCGCATGGGAACAGAAACCTTTCATACTCTCAAAGGACTTTTAAAAAAGAAAGGATTAAGTACAGGGATTGGAGACGAAGGGGGATTTGCTCCTAATTTAAAATCTAATGAAGATGCCATCGAGTTTATTATCGAAGCGATTGAAGCAGCAGGGTATAAACCAGGTGAAGATATTTCCATTTGTTTAGATCCAGCAACCGCAGAATTATGGAAAGATGGGAAGTATATCTTCTTTAAATCGGATCAATCAACGAAAACACCGTCTGAAATGGTGGAATTATGGCAAGATTGGGTTAATAAGTATCCGATTGTTTCTTTAGAAGACGGCATGGGAGAAAATGACTGGGAAGGCTGGAAACTATTAACCGATGCCATTGGCGATAAAGTAGAATTAGTCGGGGATGACCTTTTTTGTACCAACGCTAAAATTCTACAACAAGGCATAGATGCTAAAATTGCCAATTCTGTTTTAATCAAAGTTAACCAGATTGGTAGTTTAACCGAAACTCTCGATACCATCGAATTAGCCCAGAAAAATAACTACAAATGTTTTGTTTCTCATCGTTCTGGGGAAACCGAAGATACTACAATCGCTGATTTAGTCGTAGCAACCGGAGCCGGACAAATTAAAACCGGCTCCGGTTGTCGTGGTGAAAGAATTGCCAAATTTAACCAATTATTACGCATTGAAAGACATTTAGGAAAAACGGCTCGATTTGCTGGTAAATCTGCCTTTGCGTAA
- a CDS encoding VWA domain-containing protein, protein MSHHKSIRLMISFCVTLFLTVTIYSCQNNQNNNSFSNNNGIRIGISSENLIFEEEITSLAEQATKKRVTIIPKGSVSLVNMACKGELDAIAIADEMWPDIKCPSANWVNTSGTLYQSRVQFALPKTTAQSLGWDNKIVPRQEILDKLKSGEIQLATTIPTYSNSGYNTLLWLTRETIASTLTPEQITPESLKPLQPIYQNLGKSSESTGYLAETLAKDWPENTLVALYRFLYAPDGKALYHHGETLSLSKPVTLIEVKPAITVTPTWFVTTENETLKTQLIEGVFNQLEAENPRKFQQIKQLNPPLPNTVTKEVTPIAEVHRQLLDNFHPSVRQKRWIIGIIDASGSMRGQGYEQLLAAFSELLEPQKAKDNFLYSPDDRFSLIIYQRNDAYQIPLNSQPGEEISRETLWETLQKEVKPGGGTPVDKGLIMGLETAQKIPSDYKLEIFLFTDGQFRDPVTPELLNIYQSIQDKNPELTIVGAGGVNTQQLQQLSAKLDARPIISQNASETLDELLKAFREAQI, encoded by the coding sequence ATGAGTCATCATAAAAGTATTCGGTTAATGATTAGTTTCTGTGTCACACTTTTCCTGACAGTGACTATTTACAGTTGCCAAAATAATCAAAATAATAATAGCTTTAGTAATAATAATGGGATTCGTATTGGCATTTCTTCAGAGAATTTAATCTTTGAAGAAGAAATAACATCCTTAGCCGAACAAGCAACAAAAAAAAGGGTTACGATCATCCCAAAAGGGTCAGTTTCTTTAGTTAACATGGCTTGTAAAGGAGAACTCGATGCGATCGCTATTGCAGATGAAATGTGGCCCGATATTAAATGTCCTTCTGCCAATTGGGTGAATACCTCTGGAACATTGTATCAAAGTCGAGTACAATTTGCTCTGCCAAAAACCACAGCACAATCATTAGGATGGGACAACAAAATTGTCCCTCGTCAGGAAATTTTAGATAAACTCAAATCAGGAGAAATACAGTTAGCCACCACCATTCCCACCTATAGTAATAGTGGCTATAATACTCTACTTTGGTTAACCAGAGAAACCATTGCTTCTACCTTAACCCCAGAACAAATAACCCCTGAGTCTTTAAAACCCCTACAGCCTATTTATCAAAATTTAGGTAAATCTAGTGAAAGTACCGGTTATTTAGCGGAAACATTAGCCAAAGATTGGCCAGAAAATACACTGGTTGCTCTCTATCGATTTTTATACGCTCCCGATGGCAAAGCATTGTATCATCATGGAGAAACACTTTCCTTATCAAAACCGGTTACTTTAATCGAAGTCAAACCAGCTATTACTGTCACCCCAACTTGGTTTGTAACAACAGAAAATGAAACCCTAAAAACCCAATTAATTGAAGGAGTTTTTAATCAATTAGAAGCAGAAAATCCCCGTAAATTTCAGCAAATTAAACAATTAAATCCACCCTTACCTAATACTGTTACCAAAGAAGTCACTCCCATTGCTGAAGTGCATCGTCAACTTTTAGATAACTTTCACCCTTCAGTACGACAAAAACGGTGGATTATTGGCATTATTGATGCTTCTGGTTCCATGAGAGGACAAGGTTACGAACAATTATTAGCTGCTTTTTCAGAATTATTAGAACCCCAAAAAGCCAAAGATAATTTTTTATACTCTCCTGATGATCGTTTTAGTTTAATTATTTATCAAAGAAATGATGCTTACCAAATTCCTCTTAATAGTCAACCAGGGGAAGAAATATCAAGAGAAACTTTATGGGAAACTTTGCAAAAAGAAGTAAAACCAGGGGGAGGAACCCCTGTGGATAAAGGGTTAATCATGGGATTAGAAACAGCTCAAAAAATTCCCTCTGATTATAAACTGGAAATTTTCTTATTTACCGATGGACAATTTCGTGATCCTGTCACCCCTGAACTGTTGAATATTTATCAGTCAATTCAAGATAAAAATCCAGAATTAACGATTGTTGGAGCAGGAGGAGTTAATACTCAACAACTGCAACAATTATCCGCTAAACTAGATGCAAGACCTATTATTTCACAAAATGCTAGTGAAACTTTAGATGAATTACTTAAAGCATTTCGGGAGGCTCAAATTTAG